Proteins found in one Gemmatimonas sp. genomic segment:
- a CDS encoding GspE/PulE family protein — MSGDARHSGDARDLRAAAAGVLAARLPARWLEEHAVLPLELDGDTLVVAADGVMAPIVQDALERAFSAEVRVVPHGAGDIRAAILSVPREALHASNTGMSGGDLLRGELTESLDDLRALASREPVIQVVNAMLAEASRAGASDVHVESRPDGLRVRMRLDGVLRDAQQLDTEFRSAVISRLKVLAGLDIAERRLPQDGRARVRVGDRELDVRVSTLPALHGESVVLRLLDGGHAEQPSSLESLGFSADALTRWRALLQRASGLLLVSGPTGSGKTTTLYAALRERSTPGVKVVTVEDPVEYRLDGIVQLPVNARTGFGFPNALRAILRHDPDVILVGEMRDAETADIAVQAALTGHLVLSTVHTTDATAALARLQEMGVPPYLLSATLQGVLAQRLVRRVCTQCGVWRALTPHEQVRVAEARVPITELRAGAGCASCAGTGYRGRVAIAELLVLDDALRSAFTQGASLVALRAMVRARGVPSLREDGWRCVVAGETTIDEVVRMVSEDDDA, encoded by the coding sequence ATGAGCGGGGATGCCCGCCACAGCGGGGATGCCCGTGACCTGCGGGCGGCGGCAGCCGGTGTACTGGCGGCGCGCCTGCCGGCGCGGTGGCTGGAAGAGCATGCCGTATTGCCGCTCGAACTCGACGGCGACACACTCGTGGTTGCCGCCGACGGCGTGATGGCGCCCATCGTGCAGGATGCGCTAGAGCGCGCCTTCAGCGCCGAGGTGCGGGTCGTGCCGCACGGCGCCGGAGACATTCGCGCCGCGATCCTCTCGGTGCCGCGCGAGGCGCTGCACGCCTCGAACACGGGAATGAGTGGCGGCGATCTCCTGCGTGGCGAGCTCACGGAATCATTGGACGATCTGCGCGCACTCGCCTCGCGCGAGCCGGTCATTCAGGTGGTGAACGCGATGCTGGCCGAGGCGTCGCGTGCCGGTGCCAGCGATGTGCATGTGGAATCGCGCCCCGACGGGCTGCGGGTGCGTATGCGCCTCGACGGCGTGTTGCGCGACGCGCAGCAGTTGGACACCGAGTTCCGCTCGGCGGTGATCTCGCGGCTCAAGGTGCTGGCCGGTCTCGATATCGCCGAACGGCGTCTGCCGCAGGACGGCCGCGCCCGCGTGCGAGTTGGCGATCGTGAGCTCGACGTGCGTGTGTCTACGTTACCCGCGCTGCATGGTGAGAGCGTGGTGTTGCGACTGCTCGATGGCGGCCATGCCGAGCAGCCATCGTCGCTCGAGTCGCTGGGCTTCAGCGCCGACGCACTGACGCGATGGCGCGCGCTGCTGCAGCGTGCGTCGGGCCTGCTGCTGGTGAGCGGTCCGACGGGCTCGGGCAAGACCACGACGCTATACGCCGCGCTCCGTGAGCGCAGCACGCCCGGCGTGAAGGTGGTCACGGTGGAAGACCCGGTGGAGTATCGACTCGACGGCATCGTGCAGTTGCCGGTGAACGCGCGCACGGGTTTCGGCTTTCCGAATGCGCTGCGGGCGATACTCCGACACGACCCCGACGTGATTCTGGTCGGCGAAATGCGCGATGCAGAAACGGCCGACATCGCCGTGCAGGCCGCGCTCACGGGCCACTTGGTGCTGAGCACCGTGCACACCACCGATGCCACGGCGGCGTTGGCGCGATTGCAGGAAATGGGCGTGCCGCCGTACTTGTTGAGTGCGACCCTGCAGGGCGTGCTGGCGCAGCGGCTGGTGCGTCGCGTGTGCACGCAGTGCGGAGTGTGGCGCGCGCTGACGCCGCACGAGCAGGTTCGCGTCGCGGAAGCGCGCGTACCGATTACGGAGCTCCGTGCCGGCGCCGGGTGCGCGTCGTGCGCCGGTACCGGGTATCGCGGCCGCGTCGCGATTGCCGAGTTGCTCGTGCTTGACGACGCGCTGCGCAGTGCGTTCACGCAGGGCGCGTCGCTCGTGGCGTTGCGGGCCATGGTCCGTGCGCGTGGCGTGCCGTCGTTGCGCGAAGATGGCTGGCGGTGTGTGGTCGCGGGCGAGACCACGATCGACGAAGTGGTGCGCATGGTGAGCGAGGACGACGACGCGTGA
- a CDS encoding type II secretion system F family protein — protein sequence MSERPAASAGTTRWRYQAADAQGAMSRGELEAVSAAEAVDLLRRRALWVIDLEPTAGASSAASSAASSAASTVSPTAAGVFDRVSRWTTDGGESLAILTRSVATLLEAGVPLERALAFAASGETDARWQQIFAGLQAAVTRGESLSEASGRTEALPRAYAPLLAAAEASGNMAATFARLADDLEARSQLRARVRAALVYPTLLALASTVGTLVILVVVVPRFADLIAGAGGAVPASTRLLIGLSALLSRFGWLAVVAVLLAGTAVRQALQDAARRRRWHAARLRWPLVGRFEREQAAAGYLSTLAVALESGVPLLRAMALARGTVGNEALSERLAGAETAVRDGGSVSLALAGSLTPLATRLLEAGEQGGALAPLARRAATAAADQVQRVITSAVALIEPIMILGFGGVVGFVALALLQAIYGINASSF from the coding sequence GTGAGCGAGCGCCCGGCCGCATCAGCGGGAACGACCCGGTGGCGCTATCAGGCAGCCGATGCGCAGGGGGCGATGTCGCGCGGTGAGCTCGAGGCGGTCTCGGCGGCGGAGGCCGTTGACCTGCTCCGCCGGCGCGCGTTGTGGGTGATCGATCTCGAGCCGACGGCCGGGGCGTCGTCCGCCGCGTCGTCCGCCGCGTCGTCCGCTGCGTCGACCGTCTCGCCGACGGCGGCCGGCGTGTTCGATCGGGTGTCACGCTGGACCACCGACGGCGGCGAGTCGCTGGCGATCCTGACGCGGTCGGTCGCCACCTTGCTGGAGGCGGGCGTCCCGCTGGAGCGCGCGCTGGCGTTCGCGGCAAGCGGCGAGACGGACGCACGATGGCAACAGATCTTTGCCGGGCTCCAGGCGGCCGTCACACGCGGCGAATCACTTTCCGAGGCTTCGGGTCGCACCGAGGCGCTTCCGCGCGCCTACGCCCCGCTTCTGGCCGCGGCCGAGGCTTCGGGCAACATGGCGGCCACGTTTGCCCGGCTCGCCGATGATCTCGAGGCGCGGAGTCAGCTGCGTGCCCGTGTGCGTGCCGCACTGGTCTACCCCACACTGTTGGCGCTGGCGTCAACGGTGGGCACCCTGGTCATTCTGGTGGTGGTGGTGCCGCGCTTCGCCGATCTGATTGCCGGCGCGGGCGGAGCGGTACCAGCCAGCACCCGGCTGCTGATCGGCCTCAGTGCCCTGCTCTCGCGCTTCGGGTGGCTGGCAGTGGTGGCGGTGCTTCTCGCGGGCACCGCGGTGCGTCAGGCGCTGCAAGATGCCGCACGGCGGCGACGCTGGCACGCCGCCCGTCTGCGCTGGCCGTTGGTGGGTCGCTTCGAGCGCGAGCAGGCGGCGGCCGGCTACCTCAGCACGTTGGCAGTGGCGCTCGAATCGGGGGTGCCGCTGCTGCGCGCGATGGCGCTGGCGCGCGGGACCGTGGGGAACGAGGCGCTGTCGGAGCGGTTGGCTGGTGCGGAAACTGCGGTGCGTGATGGTGGCTCAGTCTCGCTGGCGCTGGCCGGCTCGCTCACGCCGCTCGCGACGCGGCTGCTCGAAGCCGGTGAGCAGGGCGGCGCGCTGGCTCCGTTGGCCCGCCGCGCCGCGACGGCGGCCGCGGACCAGGTGCAGCGGGTGATCACGAGCGCCGTGGCGTTGATCGAGCCGATCATGATTCTGGGCTTCGGCGGGGTGGTGGGATTCGTGGCCCTGGCACTACTCCAGGCGA